The genomic window TAAAATAAGTAATTGTATTGTACATATATtatatacccacacacacacacacacacatacacataggtGTATAGTGCTTCTTTTAGTAATCTGCTTAACTTCTCATAACTTGTCATTTGACCATTTTGAGGCTATAAACCTATATCCGCTGTCATTATCCTCTTAATTAGCATTTTGACTATATCACACTGCCCCACCATGCTCTGCCAACCTACATATAATTATTAAAAAACATTCCTTGTAATAtaatggttttttttttgtttaccaACAGCTCTTTAGCAGCATCTCAGTCATCCATCTTCTACAACGCAATTAACACTATATTGAAATGCTACACTGTACCTGGTCATAGTCTTCCACTGCCTATACATTGTATAGATGCAGTTCAAACTGACAAGACTTTGCACCAGCGTACCTCAGTTCCCAGCTACATGCTTAGCATTAGTTCCACTGCAGCCTCCAAATATAGGTATGTCCTAAATAAGTAACATTGAGGCATAATggttcccccccaaacccctcaccaacTCTCCAGTGTCCCTTCAGCTAGCACTAGCTCATATTGGGTTACAtaatcaatgggccaaatggccaccttctgcgccataatgactctatgaaAATCCTTTGGTTTAGTGCAAAAATCCCATTTTCCCTGCTAGTACATTGCATTGAATAATTGATAAGCAATGAGTATTTGAATCAGTTTGTGGTATCCTTTGCGTGGTTTAGTGGCACGTTATACCAGCTTGTGCAGCAGTTTTGGGTGTTGACACCCTACTAAAGGCacatttttcttctttttttgttaaataaataaatttgggaAAAATCACCATCTTGTCTGGCCCCTGTTTACTGAGAACAGATCTctgattttatatatatatatattatatattctTAAAAAAGGCTGGTCGTAGCTTCACGCACAGAGGTTTCTGTCACTTGTGTGTTCACTGATAATGTTCTTTCAGTGCAGGAAGGCAATGGTCTGCTCTGATAAGTTTTCTCTGACACTAATCCACAATTTTTGTAGCACAGTAACATCCACTCCTTTGAAATTCCTTAACTACATTAGAGGCAAGACACAAATTACTTAATCATCACTAATTCCATCTGTTGTTTCACACAGCTAAAACGAACATGATGGATTATAAAATACAAGATTAATGTAAAAATGTTGGCAGTAACTCTTGAGTTATACAATTTAAGAGCAAAAAACCAAAAGAAACCACAGCCAGCTCACAACAGACTCACCCATCAAGGGTCACTTGACATTAGAAGTGGTGACATTATGGCTGAATTTTAGACAGCCCCTTTTTGACCACAGTCTATTCCATTTTCATTTGCTCCCTGACATCAGAAGGCAGCACATCAAACAAGGCGTCCTCCACAAGGAGACCACTTCGCTTCAGTGCCCGGCAAGCCCCTAGCTCCGCCGGCAGTCCTTCAAAATGGTTCCCCCTCAGTTCCAGCACAGTGAGATGCGCCAAGTTGCCAATCTTGGGGGACAGGACTGATAGGTTGTTCTTGCCAATTTTTAGTGTCTTTAGCTTCTTGCAGAAGTACAGCTCGTCTGGCAAGCTCTCCACTTTGTTGCCAGTGATGGTAAAGTCCTGCAGGCTTTGGAGGACGCCGATCTCCGGTGGGATGAATCGGATGTCATTGTGGCCCAGGTCCAAGGACCTCAGCTTGTTGCACAGGAAGAGGTGTGAAGGCAGCACCTCAATCTTGTTGTGGTTAAAGTAAAGGCGCTCTAAGCTGGATAACTTCTTGATGTGTTCGGGGATGTAAGTTATACTGTTGTGCCACATCTTGAGGCAGGTGAGCTTGCGACAATGTTGAAAGCTGATGATTTCCTCAACAGATTTCAGATTGTTTTCCTTCAAGTCAAGTTCTTGAAGGTTGATCAGGCTGAACACGGCGTGGGGTATTCGCTCCAGGTCGCAGTGAATAAGCTCGAGCTCGGTTAGATTGACCATTTTCTTCAAGCTATTGAGCATCACTAACTTGGTGCCGTCGTTTTGAATGCACAGTGTTTGAAGGTGACTCGAAGTTTCAACGATTGGAGGAGGGATTTTGGTCAAATTACTTTTAATGTAAAGGACCTTGAGACTTTTGAGTTCCCTCAAGGATTCCAGTGTGATGTTCTTAGAGAGGTCAGGACTCAAAGAGCCTTGAAGATGCAACTCTTCCAAACTCTTCAGCCCGTACATCCAATGTGGCAGCTCCCGGATATCATCAAACTTGACTCGTAAAACCTTGAGGTTTTCCTTCAGGAATGCCAGAGCAGCGCTGTGGATCTTGACTGAGCACTGGTACAGGGACAATTCCTGCAGGTCCTCCAGCTGCACAATGGTGGCTGGTATGGTGACGTTGTTGATGATCTCCAGTTTTAGGGACTGCAATTCCGTAAGTTCAAACACAGTGTCTGGTAACCCCGACAGCATGAAAAGCTGCAACTCCAGCCGGTTCTGAGCGTTCGTCTGCAGCCGCTGCCGCAGCTTATCTGGGGTCCACTCATTGTTCAGGTTCAGCTGCTTCAGTTTGTTCTCGCTGACCTCTGACAGGAACACTGCGAACCTCTTGGAGTACAAAGGGTCGTACTGGTCTATCAGGTGCAGCATGAAGGCAAAGTCATTTTTGACATCAGGGATGTCATCGATGCCAGTCTCCTGCCGGACATACTCAAAGGAGTATTCTTTAAGGGAGCGGTAAAACAGCCAGTAGAGTGTGTAAAGGCAGGTGAGGCCGTAGACACTAACAAAACACAGGTAGCAAATGGACAGCTTGGAGAAGAGGTGAGCCATAGTGTGATTGCAGGAAAACTTACAGTAGCCTGTCATCTCCTGAATGTTAACCTCGCAATCCACAGTGAAGTTGACTTTAGAGACCAGGATGCTGTTATATGCAATGATGAAAATGAACTTAATGACTTTGATGATGGTCTGACGCACATACATGGAATATAGAAGATCCCCTTCTTCGACGTGCAGTCTGAACTTTTTGACTTTCTCAAACAGCGCTTTGGCCTGCTCACCTTCCTTCTTGTCCAGGGCACTGACGGTTGGCTTCTCCACCACTATCTTCTCGGGAATGGATCGCAAGGACTGCGTTTTCACCAGGTTGCCCTCGGAGTTGGACAGGCCCGGTGCCATCTTGACCTGGTGGTTCTTCTGGCTGCCCTTGTTGTCCTTTTCCTCGGGGTTCTCGCCGGAAACCTCGGACAGAGCGCGGGTCGTCCACAGCGAGTCGAAGCACTTCCCCAGGATGGAGATGAAGTGCTCGATTTTCGAACTGGATCCGGGGAACTTGAACCAGAAGTTGCTGCACAGCATGAAGATCAGCGTGTGTATCAGGACCAGATAGGGGAAATATTTGGCATACCAATGCAGCGCGCGCTCATAGCACATTTGGTTTATAAAGCTGTACTGCTGAAGATCAAGATTTGTCTTCAATCCTTTCATTTCAGCAGAAGGGTGAGAGGATGGACGTGGTAATGGCAACGTTGCTGGTGTCACAAATGGACCGGAAGAAATGTTGACGAGTGTTTGATTTTGAACGGGGCGCAGGTTGTGGGGTGAATTCCGTTTGGGAAGACAAATGATCTTGTCTTGCATCACCTGGGGAAGAGacggggtgaggggtggtggtgggggggggagaaaaaaaatcaaaccatTAAAAAGTATAACATCTGGGCAAGTTTAAATATAAATATTTATTGATGAATCATATAATCATCACAATTATAAGACCTAAAGACTTCATTTGGCTGCCTGTGCTGACCTCAGCTTTTCAATTAGTGATACATGCTCTCCACAGATTATAAAAGTATTAAAGTGGACTTGTCTGCAGTAAAGAAAGAGATAACTTGCATTGATGCAAAGCAGATCACAAAGTGCTTGACAACCAAATAAGTATTTTGAAGTGTCGTAATG from Carcharodon carcharias isolate sCarCar2 chromosome 16, sCarCar2.pri, whole genome shotgun sequence includes these protein-coding regions:
- the lrrc8c gene encoding volume-regulated anion channel subunit LRRC8C isoform X1, with the protein product MSVPRTMIPVTEFKQFTDHQPAFRVLKPWWDVFTDYIAIAMLMIGVFGCTLQVMQDKIICLPKRNSPHNLRPVQNQTLVNISSGPFVTPATLPLPRPSSHPSAEMKGLKTNLDLQQYSFINQMCYERALHWYAKYFPYLVLIHTLIFMLCSNFWFKFPGSSSKIEHFISILGKCFDSLWTTRALSEVSGENPEEKDNKGSQKNHQVKMAPGLSNSEGNLVKTQSLRSIPEKIVVEKPTVSALDKKEGEQAKALFEKVKKFRLHVEEGDLLYSMYVRQTIIKVIKFIFIIAYNSILVSKVNFTVDCEVNIQEMTGYCKFSCNHTMAHLFSKLSICYLCFVSVYGLTCLYTLYWLFYRSLKEYSFEYVRQETGIDDIPDVKNDFAFMLHLIDQYDPLYSKRFAVFLSEVSENKLKQLNLNNEWTPDKLRQRLQTNAQNRLELQLFMLSGLPDTVFELTELQSLKLEIINNVTIPATIVQLEDLQELSLYQCSVKIHSAALAFLKENLKVLRVKFDDIRELPHWMYGLKSLEELHLQGSLSPDLSKNITLESLRELKSLKVLYIKSNLTKIPPPIVETSSHLQTLCIQNDGTKLVMLNSLKKMVNLTELELIHCDLERIPHAVFSLINLQELDLKENNLKSVEEIISFQHCRKLTCLKMWHNSITYIPEHIKKLSSLERLYFNHNKIEVLPSHLFLCNKLRSLDLGHNDIRFIPPEIGVLQSLQDFTITGNKVESLPDELYFCKKLKTLKIGKNNLSVLSPKIGNLAHLTVLELRGNHFEGLPAELGACRALKRSGLLVEDALFDVLPSDVREQMKME
- the lrrc8c gene encoding volume-regulated anion channel subunit LRRC8C isoform X2 gives rise to the protein MIPVTEFKQFTDHQPAFRVLKPWWDVFTDYIAIAMLMIGVFGCTLQVMQDKIICLPKRNSPHNLRPVQNQTLVNISSGPFVTPATLPLPRPSSHPSAEMKGLKTNLDLQQYSFINQMCYERALHWYAKYFPYLVLIHTLIFMLCSNFWFKFPGSSSKIEHFISILGKCFDSLWTTRALSEVSGENPEEKDNKGSQKNHQVKMAPGLSNSEGNLVKTQSLRSIPEKIVVEKPTVSALDKKEGEQAKALFEKVKKFRLHVEEGDLLYSMYVRQTIIKVIKFIFIIAYNSILVSKVNFTVDCEVNIQEMTGYCKFSCNHTMAHLFSKLSICYLCFVSVYGLTCLYTLYWLFYRSLKEYSFEYVRQETGIDDIPDVKNDFAFMLHLIDQYDPLYSKRFAVFLSEVSENKLKQLNLNNEWTPDKLRQRLQTNAQNRLELQLFMLSGLPDTVFELTELQSLKLEIINNVTIPATIVQLEDLQELSLYQCSVKIHSAALAFLKENLKVLRVKFDDIRELPHWMYGLKSLEELHLQGSLSPDLSKNITLESLRELKSLKVLYIKSNLTKIPPPIVETSSHLQTLCIQNDGTKLVMLNSLKKMVNLTELELIHCDLERIPHAVFSLINLQELDLKENNLKSVEEIISFQHCRKLTCLKMWHNSITYIPEHIKKLSSLERLYFNHNKIEVLPSHLFLCNKLRSLDLGHNDIRFIPPEIGVLQSLQDFTITGNKVESLPDELYFCKKLKTLKIGKNNLSVLSPKIGNLAHLTVLELRGNHFEGLPAELGACRALKRSGLLVEDALFDVLPSDVREQMKME